One genomic region from Nocardia vinacea encodes:
- a CDS encoding putative T7SS-secreted protein, translating into MSGLGDFVNKVGDAVEHGVESATQKAGELADAGLDAAAGLARKVGADGVAENLDDLGDKIADLAGGEIKERELGQTTDPKELIRGEPSAIHDAVEALQKMGDSIGKTGDALRTVNTADWTGSAAEEFHTEFAKQPKLWWEGADAMHKASGVLDGWYHEVTAAQTKAADAIAKWEAAETEETTKKNQWNALSDEQKRKTPLTDTWTSIHNEAREILRGARTQRDSAAASAAAALAAATEAAPTEPPFTERWTDNVSDLSGALDQAKLNFTSGLLTSFTGIVQFVRQVSPMDAYNLTHPAEYFSGMSDLGTGLVVAAADPGATVSSILSGARKNPSEFLGSLTGDLITTVGTGGAGAAKPALSALDKIGDVSKVSKATHTVASAAEHAPHTTPHTPSSTPHSPSSTPHEPGAPTSTHPTTEAPSPTTTASEPGTPTGTHPSTSEPGTQPHPTTESPTQPGTTTPQPETPTHTPDSGTPASDNTTPGHTQPDSPQQTHSEQPVSQPHPTGEHPSDTPHEQHPDSPSTRPDSDALMRTEPETPNQRPDSNPTPHADSPSTPTDHGSNGPQQAHDGNPTHPDGHDTTPGAHDKPASEQQPTHHDGAQDNPTPQDRADADSGAHGKAEESGPEKDQTPNQKTCSDDPVDIATGEFLLPETDLDLPGVLALTLRRTHSSNYRFGRWFGPSWSATLDMRLVVEHEGVTFIGEDGIMLAYPHAEVGVAVEPITGGQRWTLTRTEVGGYRVWDQHRELIRHFAPESALGGIDSRLGNYAISAITDRHRNRIRFHYNTDGAPVEISHSGGYRVRVETSAGRVTSLSVLGADRHGAETSTPVRQFTYDAGELSAVINAVGATTSYTYDVEHRMTSWTDSNGNRMVNTYDESGRVIYQRGTAGVLDTDYEYLEFPDGTGSLTTLTDSLGATTTHGFDRDLRLRDLVDPSGGRTHIDYNADRRPLKVIAPDGTVTRYRYTSDGDVSEILRPDGNSVEIEYMWRNRPTRFTDADGAVRHQEWNKNGDLAATVDAAGARTTYSYHPNGAVAEVTDAGGARTAVEVNTAGLPVRMVDPLGAVTTIERDSFGRPYEVIDPLSAVTRYEWRPDGKLLRRTDPDGYTESWTYDSEGNVLTHTTRADTVTTFDYGAFDLLQTRTEPDGSTTRYTWDTQRRLTAVTNPLGQPWSYTYDPAGRLISEIDYTGATTSYAHDQAGRIATVTPATGVSRHHTHDVLGRLTQIVADTGEWIRYTRDPAGRVLTADTGTSETPTHTLEFIYTVTGRVASQKLDGHSVTTFEHDRQSRRTRRTTPSGATTDWHYDFTGRVRALKTNDHDITFTHDSIGRPIGWRVDEIAIDRILTSIGYVTHQEVTAYPGTSLALDLGPSVRPSPRQVRSDEYIYRPDGYLTGHIATGSDGVVTGQRDFVLDAVGRVTRISSHGALAEQYSYDALGNVTSTLLAADPDSDLVRPPGASGITRGEDTGADNLREYRNNLLIRDGRTRYHYDRAGRLIRKTTTRLSHKPDVWHYRYNGFDQLTDVWTPDHQWWRYTYDALGRRTTKQQLTTDGTVVEQTDYTWDATHLIEQSTPSATTRWQYQPGSYTPITQETDQAAVDREFFAIVTDLVGTPIELIDPSNGHSTATSTTDLWGRTTWHGTAASPLRFPGQIHDAETGLNYNYQRVYDPATGRYLTQDPLGLAPAPNPNTYPHNPLSWSDPLGLIPEECGKRFETRDDAERAAFEAAGVPYGRTPDAEWTVMGDVRYAHVPGHFYSPDPTHWGNFRQFEMEQGSRVIVEHTDDPAGTHFHAGQPKGESTQTGVNFGWDNSPGPPGGSRYNETFQRYGSIDGPHGDHHFFY; encoded by the coding sequence GTGAGTGGTCTCGGTGATTTCGTCAACAAGGTTGGTGACGCGGTCGAGCACGGCGTCGAATCGGCCACGCAGAAGGCCGGTGAGCTCGCCGATGCCGGTTTGGACGCGGCGGCGGGGCTGGCGCGCAAGGTCGGTGCCGACGGGGTCGCGGAGAACCTCGACGATCTCGGGGACAAGATCGCCGATCTGGCTGGCGGTGAAATAAAGGAACGCGAACTCGGACAGACCACCGACCCGAAAGAACTGATCCGGGGCGAGCCCTCAGCGATCCACGACGCCGTCGAAGCGCTGCAGAAGATGGGCGATTCGATCGGCAAGACCGGTGACGCGCTGCGCACGGTGAACACCGCGGACTGGACCGGGTCGGCGGCGGAGGAGTTCCATACCGAGTTCGCGAAACAGCCGAAGCTGTGGTGGGAGGGCGCTGATGCGATGCACAAGGCATCGGGTGTGCTCGACGGCTGGTACCACGAGGTCACCGCCGCGCAAACCAAAGCCGCTGACGCGATCGCGAAATGGGAAGCAGCCGAAACCGAGGAAACCACCAAGAAGAACCAGTGGAACGCCCTGTCGGATGAGCAGAAACGCAAGACACCACTGACCGACACGTGGACCTCGATCCACAACGAGGCCCGCGAGATCCTGCGCGGCGCACGCACCCAACGGGACAGCGCAGCGGCCTCGGCGGCGGCGGCGTTGGCGGCGGCGACCGAGGCCGCCCCGACCGAGCCGCCGTTCACCGAACGCTGGACAGACAATGTCTCGGATCTGTCGGGGGCGTTGGATCAGGCGAAGCTGAACTTCACCTCCGGGTTGCTGACCAGTTTCACCGGGATCGTGCAGTTCGTGCGGCAGGTCAGCCCGATGGACGCCTACAACCTGACCCATCCGGCCGAATACTTCTCGGGCATGTCGGATCTGGGCACCGGGTTGGTGGTTGCGGCGGCCGATCCCGGAGCGACGGTGTCCTCGATCCTGTCCGGTGCGCGCAAGAACCCGTCGGAGTTTCTGGGGTCTCTCACCGGTGACCTGATCACCACCGTCGGCACCGGCGGTGCGGGCGCGGCCAAACCTGCCCTGTCGGCGCTGGACAAGATCGGTGACGTCTCGAAGGTCAGCAAAGCGACCCACACCGTGGCCAGCGCGGCAGAACACGCCCCGCACACCACCCCACATACCCCGAGCTCCACGCCCCACAGTCCATCGTCGACTCCGCACGAACCGGGCGCACCAACGAGCACACACCCGACAACCGAAGCGCCGTCACCAACCACGACCGCGAGCGAGCCGGGCACACCCACCGGAACCCACCCAAGCACCAGCGAGCCCGGCACACAACCACACCCGACAACCGAATCGCCAACGCAACCGGGCACAACCACACCACAACCCGAAACCCCCACCCACACACCGGACTCCGGCACACCAGCATCCGACAACACCACACCAGGACACACTCAGCCGGACTCACCGCAGCAGACGCATTCCGAACAGCCTGTATCGCAGCCACATCCAACCGGCGAGCACCCGAGCGACACACCCCATGAGCAGCACCCCGATTCGCCCTCAACGCGACCGGATTCCGATGCGCTGATGCGCACCGAGCCCGAAACACCGAACCAACGTCCTGACTCGAACCCAACTCCCCACGCAGATTCACCCAGCACACCAACAGACCACGGCAGCAACGGTCCACAGCAGGCTCACGACGGAAATCCGACCCACCCGGACGGTCACGACACAACACCGGGCGCACACGACAAACCGGCCTCGGAACAGCAGCCAACACACCACGATGGTGCGCAGGACAATCCCACGCCGCAGGACCGCGCCGACGCCGATAGCGGCGCACACGGCAAGGCAGAGGAATCCGGCCCGGAGAAAGACCAAACCCCGAACCAGAAGACCTGCTCCGACGACCCTGTCGACATCGCGACCGGCGAATTTCTTCTCCCCGAAACCGATCTCGATCTACCGGGCGTACTGGCGCTCACACTGCGTCGCACGCACAGCTCGAACTACCGATTCGGCCGCTGGTTCGGTCCCTCCTGGTCGGCGACGCTGGACATGCGCCTTGTCGTCGAGCACGAGGGCGTCACCTTCATCGGCGAAGACGGCATTATGCTGGCCTACCCGCACGCAGAGGTCGGAGTCGCCGTAGAGCCGATCACCGGCGGCCAGCGATGGACATTGACTCGCACCGAGGTCGGCGGCTACCGAGTATGGGACCAACACCGCGAACTAATCCGGCACTTCGCTCCCGAATCCGCATTAGGCGGTATCGACTCCCGCCTGGGCAACTACGCAATCTCTGCGATCACCGACCGCCACCGCAACCGAATCCGCTTCCACTACAACACCGATGGCGCACCGGTGGAAATCTCACACTCCGGTGGGTATCGAGTCCGCGTCGAAACCTCCGCAGGACGGGTGACCAGCCTGTCAGTCCTGGGTGCCGACCGACATGGCGCCGAAACCAGCACCCCGGTAAGGCAATTCACATACGACGCTGGCGAGCTGTCGGCAGTGATCAATGCCGTCGGCGCTACCACCAGCTACACCTACGACGTCGAACACCGGATGACGTCCTGGACCGACTCCAACGGCAACCGCATGGTCAACACCTACGATGAGTCCGGGCGCGTCATCTACCAGCGCGGCACCGCCGGAGTCCTCGACACCGACTATGAATACCTCGAATTCCCCGACGGCACCGGCAGTCTCACTACTCTCACCGACTCCCTTGGCGCGACAACCACCCACGGCTTCGACCGAGATCTGCGGCTGCGCGACCTGGTCGATCCCTCCGGTGGCCGCACCCACATCGACTACAACGCCGACCGTCGACCCCTGAAAGTGATCGCACCCGACGGCACGGTGACCCGATACCGTTACACGAGCGACGGTGACGTCAGTGAAATCCTGCGCCCCGACGGCAATTCCGTCGAGATCGAGTACATGTGGCGCAACCGTCCCACGCGATTCACCGACGCTGACGGCGCAGTTCGGCACCAGGAGTGGAACAAGAACGGCGACCTCGCTGCGACCGTGGACGCTGCCGGAGCCAGGACCACCTACTCCTATCACCCCAACGGTGCCGTTGCCGAGGTGACCGACGCAGGCGGTGCACGCACCGCCGTCGAGGTGAACACAGCCGGACTCCCGGTCCGAATGGTCGACCCGCTGGGGGCGGTCACCACCATCGAACGTGATAGCTTCGGCCGCCCCTACGAGGTAATCGACCCACTCAGCGCCGTGACTCGCTACGAATGGCGACCCGATGGAAAACTGCTGCGCCGCACCGACCCTGACGGCTACACAGAATCCTGGACATATGACAGCGAAGGAAATGTCCTAACCCACACCACCCGCGCCGACACTGTCACCACCTTCGACTACGGCGCCTTCGACCTGCTGCAAACACGCACAGAGCCCGACGGCTCGACCACTCGCTACACCTGGGACACCCAACGCCGACTCACCGCGGTCACCAACCCCCTCGGCCAACCCTGGAGCTACACATACGATCCCGCTGGCCGGTTGATCTCCGAGATCGACTACACCGGCGCCACCACCAGCTACGCCCACGACCAGGCCGGACGCATCGCCACCGTCACCCCGGCAACGGGAGTCAGCCGCCACCACACTCACGATGTCCTCGGCCGGCTCACCCAGATCGTCGCCGACACAGGCGAATGGATCCGCTACACTCGCGACCCCGCCGGTCGCGTCCTAACCGCCGACACCGGAACTAGCGAAACCCCCACTCACACTCTCGAATTCATCTACACCGTGACGGGGCGCGTCGCTTCTCAGAAGCTCGACGGTCACTCCGTCACGACCTTCGAACACGACCGACAGAGCCGCCGCACGCGCCGAACCACTCCCTCCGGCGCCACTACTGACTGGCATTACGACTTCACCGGACGCGTCCGAGCCCTCAAAACTAACGACCACGACATCACCTTCACCCATGACTCGATCGGCCGTCCCATCGGCTGGCGTGTGGACGAAATTGCAATCGACCGCATCCTGACCAGCATTGGCTACGTCACTCATCAAGAAGTCACTGCCTATCCGGGCACTTCGCTGGCGCTTGATCTCGGGCCCTCCGTGCGCCCCAGCCCGCGGCAGGTGCGATCCGACGAGTACATCTATCGTCCCGACGGATACCTCACCGGCCATATCGCTACCGGTTCCGATGGTGTGGTGACCGGTCAGCGTGATTTTGTCCTGGATGCGGTCGGCCGCGTCACCCGTATCTCCTCACACGGTGCGCTTGCCGAACAGTACAGCTACGACGCCCTGGGCAACGTCACAAGCACACTGCTTGCCGCCGACCCCGACTCCGACCTCGTTCGGCCGCCCGGTGCATCGGGTATCACCCGTGGCGAAGACACGGGTGCCGACAACCTGCGTGAATACCGCAACAACCTCCTCATCCGCGACGGACGCACCCGCTACCACTACGACCGGGCAGGTCGACTCATCCGCAAGACCACTACTCGCCTGTCTCACAAACCCGACGTTTGGCACTACCGCTACAACGGGTTCGACCAGCTCACCGACGTATGGACCCCCGATCATCAGTGGTGGCGATACACCTATGACGCGCTCGGCCGCCGCACCACCAAACAGCAACTCACCACCGACGGCACTGTCGTCGAGCAAACGGACTACACCTGGGACGCCACCCACCTCATCGAACAATCCACGCCCAGTGCAACTACACGCTGGCAATACCAGCCCGGCAGCTACACACCCATCACACAAGAGACTGATCAGGCTGCGGTCGACCGAGAATTCTTCGCTATCGTCACCGACCTCGTCGGTACCCCTATCGAACTCATCGACCCCAGCAACGGCCACAGCACCGCCACCTCCACGACCGACCTCTGGGGACGGACCACCTGGCACGGCACCGCCGCCAGCCCCCTCCGCTTCCCTGGCCAAATTCACGACGCGGAAACCGGTCTCAACTACAACTACCAACGCGTGTACGACCCAGCCACGGGCCGTTACCTCACCCAAGACCCCCTCGGTCTCGCGCCTGCGCCCAACCCGAACACCTATCCACACAACCCACTCAGCTGGAGCGATCCACTCGGCCTGATCCCCGAGGAATGTGGCAAAAGGTTCGAAACACGAGACGATGCGGAGCGCGCAGCTTTCGAAGCAGCAGGTGTCCCCTACGGAAGGACTCCCGATGCCGAGTGGACAGTAATGGGAGACGTCCGATACGCCCATGTTCCTGGCCATTTCTACTCGCCCGATCCGACGCACTGGGGGAATTTCAGGCAATTCGAGATGGAGCAAGGGTCACGGGTGATCGTGGAACACACCGATGATCCGGCCGGAACGCACTTTCACGCCGGACAGCCCAAAGGTGAGTCAACGCAAACTGGGGTCAACTTCGGATGGGACAACTCTCCAGGACCTCCCGGAGGGAGTCGATACAATGAAACATTCCAGCGATACGGGAGCATTGATGGGCCGCACGGCGACCACCACTTCTTCTACTGA
- a CDS encoding type VII secretion target produces MGDQLNVDPAVLQQAAEGITGVISELSDLGVGETGAMGRGFSLLTLSPMEAGKASVQSAFETFTERWSWGVRALVQAGNEIAKTLGLAAGRYHIMDEKFSNTFKEMFTQLTGNPHLSKEEIDARSWGDTLADNQFNQIRHTDYSAESFQNAFTHIGTNVKVIEAVGPDALGNNGPIPGIPRHWNTGAAERAAEIMNGQGGGE; encoded by the coding sequence GTGGGGGACCAGTTGAATGTGGATCCCGCAGTACTGCAGCAGGCGGCGGAAGGGATCACCGGGGTCATCAGTGAGCTGTCGGATCTGGGTGTCGGGGAGACCGGGGCGATGGGGCGCGGGTTCTCGTTGTTGACCCTGTCGCCGATGGAGGCGGGTAAGGCGTCGGTGCAGAGCGCTTTCGAGACCTTCACCGAGCGCTGGTCATGGGGTGTGCGGGCGCTGGTGCAGGCGGGCAACGAGATCGCGAAGACGTTGGGGTTGGCGGCGGGGCGCTATCACATCATGGATGAGAAGTTCTCGAACACGTTCAAGGAGATGTTCACGCAGCTGACGGGCAACCCGCATCTGTCGAAGGAAGAGATAGATGCGCGGTCGTGGGGAGACACGTTGGCCGACAACCAGTTCAACCAGATCCGCCACACCGATTACAGCGCCGAATCGTTCCAGAACGCGTTCACTCATATCGGCACGAACGTCAAGGTGATCGAGGCGGTGGGCCCGGACGCGTTGGGTAACAACGGTCCGATACCGGGGATCCCGCGGCATTGGAATACCGGTGCTGCCGAGCGGGCGGCGGAGATCATGAATGGCCAAGGTGGGGGCGAATAG
- a CDS encoding dihydrofolate reductase family protein, with protein MRKLIYGFGVSLDGFVNDRDGSIDWAVPDEELHQFHNDRYRDIEVSLHGRRLYELMAEYWPHVPEDASRIEREFGGLWMEKPKVVFSRTLTEVHWNSTLVSENAVEEVCRLKAGGDGVMEVGGASLAASLMPHGLIDEYQLFVSPVVLGGGTPMFPSLDKRSQLRLAETRHFNTVVMLRYLAD; from the coding sequence ATGAGGAAACTGATCTACGGGTTCGGTGTGTCCCTGGACGGCTTCGTCAACGACCGCGACGGCAGCATCGACTGGGCTGTCCCGGACGAGGAGCTGCACCAGTTCCACAACGACCGCTACCGCGATATCGAGGTCTCGCTGCACGGTCGTCGCCTGTATGAGCTGATGGCCGAGTACTGGCCGCACGTGCCCGAGGACGCGTCGCGCATCGAGCGTGAGTTCGGCGGGCTCTGGATGGAGAAGCCCAAGGTGGTCTTCTCCCGGACGCTCACCGAGGTCCATTGGAACAGCACCCTGGTCAGTGAGAACGCGGTCGAGGAGGTCTGCAGGCTGAAGGCCGGAGGCGATGGCGTCATGGAGGTCGGTGGCGCGAGCCTCGCGGCCTCGCTGATGCCGCACGGGCTCATCGACGAGTACCAGCTGTTCGTCTCGCCCGTGGTGCTCGGCGGCGGCACACCGATGTTCCCGTCACTGGACAAGCGCAGCCAGCTCCGATTGGCCGAGACGAGGCACTTCAACACTGTGGTGATGCTGCGCTACCTCGCCGACTGA
- a CDS encoding ferredoxin: MRIVVDLNKCLGYAQCVPLAPDVLKLLGDEALAYDPNPDESQRQRVLRAAAACPVQAIIVETYTPAEDDPM; this comes from the coding sequence ATGCGCATCGTAGTGGATCTGAACAAGTGTCTGGGATACGCGCAGTGTGTCCCGCTGGCGCCGGATGTGCTGAAGCTGCTCGGTGACGAGGCGCTCGCCTACGATCCCAACCCTGATGAATCCCAACGCCAGCGGGTACTGAGGGCGGCGGCGGCCTGTCCGGTTCAGGCGATCATCGTGGAGACCTACACTCCCGCTGAGGATGACCCGATGTGA
- a CDS encoding NAD(P)/FAD-dependent oxidoreductase: protein MSAASLVAELVAAFRAEGRIVIVGASLAGLRAAEALRERGFRGKLTVIGDEPHEPYDRPPLSKQVLEGWVHPDHTRLPRRRAVDADWRLGVAATGLDRVNRQVLLANGDKVDYDRLLIATGVRARQWINPREAALDGVFTVRTCDDAARLQAALHAAPRRVLIIGSGFIGSEMASVCRKLGLPVTVTERADGPLVGALGGVIGDIAARMHRDAGVDLRTGVAVEALEADDGGHVRRARLSDGATLDVDVVVASLGSIRNVEWLEGAGLASGFWGVGCDAGCRAFDINGVVTDNIFVAGDIARAPHVLYEYQFISMEHWDNAVSGAQVAANNMINLETERCPHLPLPMFWSAQFGVNIKGVGVCSFGDEIVFTQGSPDQRRFAAAYGRRGRIVGAVTFDHGKWLDYYGALIERSAPFPPPLPGYDRPGDMTPIPARFPDPRVPTEIPTVVLTGHDPTTRGAEFRRRS from the coding sequence GTGAGCGCGGCATCACTGGTCGCCGAGCTGGTGGCAGCGTTTCGCGCGGAAGGCCGCATCGTGATCGTGGGCGCCTCGCTGGCCGGGTTGCGCGCCGCGGAAGCGTTGCGAGAGCGCGGTTTCCGCGGCAAGCTCACGGTGATCGGCGACGAGCCGCACGAGCCCTACGATCGTCCGCCGCTGTCGAAGCAGGTGCTCGAGGGATGGGTACACCCCGATCACACCAGGCTCCCGCGGCGGCGGGCCGTCGACGCCGACTGGCGGCTGGGGGTCGCCGCCACCGGCCTGGACCGGGTCAACCGCCAGGTGCTGCTGGCCAACGGGGACAAGGTCGACTACGACCGGCTGCTGATCGCCACCGGGGTGCGAGCGCGGCAGTGGATCAATCCTCGAGAAGCCGCGCTCGACGGCGTTTTCACAGTGCGAACCTGCGATGACGCCGCACGCCTGCAGGCCGCACTACACGCCGCCCCTCGACGGGTCCTCATCATCGGGTCAGGATTCATCGGATCGGAGATGGCCTCGGTGTGTCGCAAGCTGGGCCTGCCGGTGACCGTCACCGAACGCGCCGACGGGCCGCTGGTCGGCGCACTGGGCGGGGTGATCGGTGATATCGCCGCCAGGATGCACCGCGATGCGGGCGTCGACCTGCGCACCGGGGTCGCGGTCGAGGCGCTGGAGGCAGATGACGGCGGCCACGTGCGGCGGGCTCGGCTTTCCGACGGAGCCACCCTCGATGTCGACGTCGTGGTCGCGTCACTGGGCTCGATCCGCAACGTCGAGTGGCTCGAGGGCGCCGGGCTGGCCAGCGGCTTCTGGGGGGTGGGGTGCGACGCCGGCTGCCGCGCGTTCGACATCAACGGCGTAGTGACCGACAACATCTTCGTCGCCGGCGACATCGCCCGCGCCCCGCACGTGCTCTACGAATACCAGTTCATCTCCATGGAGCACTGGGACAACGCGGTGTCCGGAGCTCAGGTAGCTGCCAACAACATGATCAACCTGGAGACCGAGCGGTGCCCGCACCTTCCACTGCCGATGTTCTGGTCGGCCCAGTTCGGCGTCAACATCAAGGGTGTGGGGGTGTGCTCCTTCGGCGACGAGATCGTGTTCACCCAAGGTTCGCCTGACCAGCGCCGCTTCGCCGCCGCGTACGGCCGTCGGGGGCGCATCGTCGGCGCCGTCACGTTCGACCACGGCAAGTGGCTGGACTATTACGGCGCTCTCATCGAGCGGTCGGCGCCGTTCCCGCCGCCACTACCGGGCTACGACCGCCCCGGGGACATGACCCCGATCCCGGCGCGCTTCCCGGATCCGCGCGTGCCCACCGAGATTCCCACCGTCGTGCTCACCGGTCACGACCCGACCACGCGAGGTGCCGAGTTTCGTCGGCGGAGCTGA
- a CDS encoding cytochrome P450, whose protein sequence is MTAETAWAEAMTYDNRADPYPFFAELRKTPVVQVADNLYVVTGYRELLALAHDPRISSDIRRSPLAAHLAGDAEPPAGVEDLQAHGGRKPSIIVSDPPDHDRARRQVMRHFGPPHSPDLIPSMEPSIVGLCNKLLDDIKARESTRFDVVDDYAYPVPMTMICKILGVPRADEPTFHLWIRDLLTGLDLGPDATTDEGQARAAQGRAAGAALRHYLAELIEQYRHQPGDGLLSDLVNDTEGPDGPMSPQEAVSNAQLLLVAGHDSTVNTIANCVMTLLRNPGSFELLRQRPELIPRAIEEVQRLQSAVQFFPSRSATDDIEIADTVIPKGAAVHLMYSAANRDPTRFANPDQYDPERPDNEHLGWGSGIHTCIGGPLARLEVNLTLETFLRRVQSPRLVDDPPPYRRSHIFRGPLHLMIDVDHITE, encoded by the coding sequence ATGACCGCAGAGACTGCCTGGGCGGAGGCGATGACCTACGACAACCGCGCCGATCCATACCCGTTCTTCGCCGAGCTTCGCAAAACTCCCGTCGTGCAGGTGGCCGACAACCTCTATGTCGTCACCGGCTACCGCGAACTGCTCGCGCTCGCGCACGACCCCCGGATCAGTTCCGACATCCGCCGCAGCCCACTGGCAGCCCACCTGGCCGGCGACGCCGAACCACCCGCGGGCGTCGAAGACTTGCAGGCGCACGGCGGCCGCAAACCGAGCATCATCGTGTCCGATCCGCCGGACCACGACCGGGCCCGCCGGCAGGTGATGCGCCACTTCGGGCCGCCACACTCGCCCGACCTAATCCCCAGCATGGAGCCCAGCATCGTCGGACTGTGCAACAAGCTGCTCGACGACATCAAAGCCCGAGAATCAACCAGGTTCGACGTGGTCGACGACTACGCCTATCCCGTACCAATGACAATGATCTGCAAAATCCTCGGGGTCCCCCGCGCCGACGAACCAACCTTTCACCTCTGGATTCGTGACCTGTTGACCGGCCTGGATCTGGGCCCGGATGCCACCACCGACGAAGGACAGGCCCGCGCAGCACAAGGCCGAGCCGCCGGTGCGGCACTGCGGCACTACCTCGCCGAGCTGATCGAGCAATACCGTCACCAGCCCGGAGATGGACTGCTGTCGGACCTGGTCAACGACACCGAAGGGCCCGACGGTCCGATGTCACCGCAAGAGGCGGTATCCAATGCGCAGTTGTTGCTCGTCGCCGGCCACGACTCCACGGTCAACACCATCGCCAACTGTGTGATGACCCTGCTACGCAACCCCGGCTCGTTCGAACTGCTGCGGCAGCGCCCGGAACTAATTCCACGCGCCATCGAAGAAGTCCAGCGACTGCAGTCGGCCGTGCAGTTCTTCCCCAGCCGCAGCGCCACCGACGACATCGAGATCGCCGACACCGTCATCCCGAAGGGCGCGGCGGTCCACCTGATGTACAGCGCCGCCAACCGCGACCCCACCCGCTTCGCCAACCCCGACCAGTACGACCCCGAACGCCCCGACAACGAGCACCTCGGCTGGGGCAGCGGAATCCACACCTGCATCGGCGGCCCGCTGGCGCGGCTCGAAGTCAACCTCACACTGGAAACCTTCCTGCGCCGCGTGCAGAGCCCCCGCCTGGTTGACGACCCACCGCCATATCGCCGAAGCCATATCTTCCGCGGACCCCTACACCTCATGATCGACGTCGACCACATCACCGAATGA